A single region of the Actinoplanes sp. SE50/110 genome encodes:
- a CDS encoding Cof-type HAD-IIB family hydrolase → MGNYRLIATDIDGTLVDDERRISQVTLDVLAAVPARVVLVTGRPLRWVEELYAQLPAPLPAVCANGAVIHDPHTGEVLWSASLTSEVLVDVVERLRNAAPDLTLAVEMVDGAFRHEPAWPLRWPDPRVRVIAAPEELTSAPAIKLLARSGTADPDDFLELVTKALDGVAEATRSSSSALVEISAAGVTKAAGLAWYCEREGITADEVVAFGDMPNDIPMLTWAGRAVAMGNAHPAVRAVADDVTLANVDDGVAVYLRELYGL, encoded by the coding sequence ATGGGGAACTACCGGCTGATCGCGACCGACATCGACGGCACTCTGGTCGACGACGAGCGGCGGATCAGCCAGGTCACCCTCGACGTGCTGGCCGCCGTCCCGGCGCGCGTCGTCCTGGTCACCGGTCGGCCGCTGCGCTGGGTCGAGGAGCTCTACGCCCAGCTGCCGGCCCCGCTGCCGGCGGTCTGCGCGAACGGGGCGGTGATCCACGACCCGCACACCGGTGAGGTGTTGTGGAGCGCGTCGCTCACCAGCGAGGTGCTGGTCGACGTCGTCGAGCGGCTGCGGAACGCGGCGCCCGACCTGACCCTCGCCGTCGAGATGGTCGACGGAGCCTTCCGGCACGAGCCGGCCTGGCCACTGCGCTGGCCCGACCCGCGGGTCCGGGTGATCGCCGCGCCCGAGGAGCTCACCTCGGCGCCGGCGATCAAGCTGCTGGCCCGCTCCGGCACCGCCGACCCGGACGACTTCCTGGAGCTGGTCACCAAGGCGCTCGACGGGGTGGCCGAAGCGACCCGGTCGTCGTCCTCGGCGCTGGTGGAGATCTCGGCGGCCGGGGTGACCAAGGCGGCCGGGCTCGCGTGGTACTGCGAGCGGGAGGGGATCACCGCTGACGAGGTGGTCGCCTTCGGTGACATGCCCAACGACATCCCGATGCTGACCTGGGCCGGGCGGGCGGTGGCGATGGGCAACGCGCACCCGGCGGTGCGGGCCGTCGCCGACGACGTCACGCTGGCGAACGTCGACGACGGCGTCGCGGTCTATCTCCGCGAGCTGTACGGGCTCTAG
- a CDS encoding bacterial proteasome activator family protein — MTDDSRTTEHKEDGSVIVMGPDGRPMGTIEEDGTMSPEEPGNLIEQPAKVMRIGSMIKQLLEEVRAAPLDEASRGRLREIHQRSIKELEDGLAPELREELERLSLPFEGETPPSEPELRIAQAQLVGWLEGLFHGIQAALVAQQMAARLQLEQMRGGQGRPALPMGGIPGKERPTGQYL; from the coding sequence ATGACTGACGACTCCCGCACCACCGAGCACAAGGAAGACGGCTCTGTCATCGTCATGGGCCCCGACGGCCGCCCGATGGGCACCATCGAGGAGGACGGCACCATGAGTCCCGAGGAGCCGGGCAACCTCATCGAGCAGCCCGCGAAGGTCATGCGCATCGGCAGCATGATCAAGCAGCTGCTGGAGGAGGTGCGGGCCGCTCCGCTCGACGAGGCCAGCCGGGGCCGGCTGCGGGAGATCCACCAGCGTTCGATCAAGGAGCTGGAGGACGGCCTGGCCCCCGAGCTGCGCGAGGAGCTGGAGCGGCTCTCGCTGCCGTTCGAGGGGGAGACCCCGCCCAGCGAGCCCGAGCTGCGGATCGCCCAGGCCCAGCTGGTCGGCTGGCTGGAGGGCCTGTTCCACGGCATCCAGGCCGCCCTGGTGGCCCAGCAGATGGCCGCCCGCCTGCAGCTGGAGCAGATGCGCGGCGGCCAGGGCCGCCCGGCGCTGCCGATGGGCGGCATCCCGGGCAAGGAGCGCCCCACCGGGCAGTATCTCTAG
- the ddaH gene encoding dimethylargininase, with amino-acid sequence MSQQERKPRTRTYLMCPPEHFTVEYAINPWMDTAVAVDAARAVKQWESLRSTLIDLGHVVHVLDARPGLPDMVYSANGAFSVDGTVYGARFRYPQRADEASAHRLFYEAAGTWKFIAPEHVNEGEGDFAYLPAAYGGIVLAGYGFRTDPAAHAEAQEVLGRPVISLRLVDPAFYHLDTALAALDDRHVTYYPEAFSPASQQVLAQLFPDAVLADRADAEAFGLNLVSDGRHVILNTDAVGMGRKVRDAGYQPVHVDLSELKRGGGSVKCAVAELRG; translated from the coding sequence ATGAGCCAGCAGGAGCGAAAGCCGCGTACCAGGACATACTTGATGTGTCCCCCGGAGCACTTCACGGTGGAGTACGCGATCAACCCGTGGATGGACACCGCGGTCGCGGTCGACGCCGCCCGCGCCGTGAAGCAGTGGGAGTCGCTCCGCAGCACCCTGATCGATCTCGGCCACGTGGTGCACGTGCTCGACGCCCGTCCCGGCCTGCCCGACATGGTCTACTCGGCCAACGGGGCGTTCTCGGTGGACGGCACCGTCTACGGCGCGCGCTTCCGGTACCCGCAGCGGGCCGACGAGGCGAGCGCGCACCGCCTCTTCTACGAGGCGGCCGGCACCTGGAAGTTCATCGCCCCGGAGCACGTCAACGAGGGTGAGGGCGACTTCGCGTACCTGCCCGCCGCGTACGGCGGGATCGTGCTGGCCGGCTACGGCTTCCGTACCGACCCGGCCGCGCACGCCGAGGCGCAGGAGGTGCTGGGCCGGCCGGTGATCTCGCTGCGACTGGTCGATCCCGCCTTCTACCACCTGGACACCGCGCTGGCGGCGCTCGACGACCGGCACGTCACGTACTACCCGGAGGCGTTCTCGCCGGCCTCGCAGCAGGTGCTCGCCCAGCTCTTCCCGGACGCGGTGCTCGCCGACCGGGCGGACGCCGAGGCGTTCGGGCTGAACCTGGTCAGCGACGGCCGCCATGTGATCCTGAACACCGACGCGGTCGGGATGGGCCGCAAGGTCCGCGACGCCGGCTACCAGCCGGTCCACGTCGACCTCTCCGAGCTCAAGCGTGGTGGCGGTTCGGTCAAATGCGCCGTGGCTGAGCTGCGCGGCTGA
- a CDS encoding Lrp/AsnC family transcriptional regulator — MQMDAVDQRIIALLVADARASYAEIGAKVSLSAPAVKRRVDRLRAVGVIKGFTAVIEPEALGWTTEAFVELFCTGRTTPAQITVATRRHPEVVGAYTVSGQADALVHLRAADIGHLEQALERLRAEPFVTSTRSMIVLSRLIEMPF; from the coding sequence TTGCAGATGGACGCCGTCGACCAGCGAATCATTGCGTTGCTCGTCGCGGACGCCCGCGCCTCGTACGCGGAGATCGGCGCCAAGGTCTCATTGTCCGCCCCGGCCGTGAAACGCCGGGTGGACCGCCTGCGCGCGGTCGGGGTGATCAAGGGATTCACCGCCGTGATCGAACCCGAGGCACTGGGGTGGACGACCGAGGCCTTCGTCGAACTGTTCTGCACCGGGCGGACCACCCCGGCGCAGATCACCGTGGCCACCCGGCGGCACCCCGAGGTGGTCGGCGCGTACACCGTGTCGGGTCAGGCGGATGCGCTGGTGCACCTGCGCGCGGCCGACATCGGTCACCTGGAGCAGGCGTTGGAACGGCTGCGCGCCGAGCCCTTCGTGACCTCGACGCGCAGCATGATCGTGTTGTCCCGGCTGATCGAGATGCCGTTCTGA
- a CDS encoding DUF6457 domain-containing protein, whose product MSELDRWVAAASAELGVPREDVAVTTVLDMARDVAHSVVRPGAPVTAYLMGLAVGRGADLTEVAERVTAMALSWTPATEQA is encoded by the coding sequence ATGAGCGAGCTGGACAGGTGGGTCGCCGCGGCGAGCGCCGAGCTGGGCGTGCCGCGCGAGGACGTGGCGGTCACGACGGTGCTCGACATGGCGCGCGACGTCGCGCACAGCGTGGTCCGCCCCGGCGCGCCGGTCACCGCGTACCTGATGGGCCTGGCCGTCGGCCGGGGCGCCGACCTGACCGAGGTCGCCGAGCGGGTCACCGCGATGGCGCTGAGCTGGACACCGGCCACCGAACAGGCCTAG
- a CDS encoding molybdenum cofactor guanylyltransferase — MVLAGGAARRMGGADKPTLAVAGQSMLTRVLAAVHDADPRVVVGRVSADLPVPVHVTREEPPGGGPVAAAAAGLALVPETIAYTALLAADLPFLTGEAIDVLRLTMESAPMEGAVYRDTDGRLQILCGVWRTAALRAAIDRLAERRGGLHGAPVRELVEQLRVAEVSWRRPGPPPWFDCDTDDDLRTAEEWAR; from the coding sequence GTGGTCCTGGCCGGTGGTGCGGCGCGGCGGATGGGTGGAGCGGACAAGCCGACGCTGGCCGTTGCCGGCCAGTCGATGCTGACCCGGGTGCTGGCCGCGGTGCACGACGCTGACCCGCGGGTGGTGGTCGGCCGGGTCTCCGCCGACCTGCCCGTTCCGGTGCACGTGACCCGGGAGGAGCCACCCGGTGGCGGCCCGGTGGCGGCCGCGGCGGCCGGGCTCGCGCTGGTCCCCGAGACCATCGCGTACACCGCGCTGCTCGCCGCGGACCTGCCGTTCCTCACCGGAGAGGCGATCGACGTGCTGCGCCTGACCATGGAGTCGGCGCCGATGGAGGGCGCGGTCTACCGGGACACCGACGGCCGGCTGCAGATCCTCTGCGGGGTGTGGCGCACGGCTGCCCTGCGCGCCGCGATCGACCGGCTCGCCGAGCGGCGCGGCGGCCTGCACGGCGCCCCGGTCCGGGAGCTGGTCGAGCAGTTGCGGGTCGCCGAGGTGTCCTGGCGCCGCCCCGGCCCGCCGCCCTGGTTCGACTGCGACACCGACGACGACCTGCGCACTGCCGAGGAGTGGGCGAGATGA
- the fdhD gene encoding formate dehydrogenase accessory sulfurtransferase FdhD codes for MGRNSARRPVVRIDLGAAPGDRRQRPDELAAEEPLEIRVRRQPLAVTMRTPGHDIDLTMGFLLSEGMIGAAEDVVTAQLCAGTDTPNTYNVVDVVLAAHVPPPVTDLSRNFYTTSSCGVCGKASIDAVRTRSRFDVAADPLRVPAATLVELPGRLRAAQRTFDRTGGLHAAGLFTAAGELLVLREDVGRHNAVDKVLGWALRDGRLPLAGHVLMVSGRASFELTQKAWMAGLPMLAAVSAPSTLAAELADESGMTLVGFLRGSTMNVYSRAERVTV; via the coding sequence ATGGGGAGGAATTCGGCGCGGCGGCCGGTGGTGCGCATCGATCTCGGTGCGGCTCCGGGCGATCGCCGGCAGCGCCCCGACGAGCTCGCGGCCGAGGAGCCGCTGGAGATCCGGGTGCGCCGGCAACCGCTCGCGGTCACCATGCGCACCCCCGGGCACGACATCGACCTGACGATGGGTTTCCTGCTCAGCGAGGGCATGATCGGCGCCGCCGAGGACGTGGTCACGGCTCAGCTGTGCGCCGGGACGGACACCCCCAACACGTACAACGTGGTGGATGTCGTGCTCGCCGCGCACGTGCCGCCGCCGGTCACCGATCTGAGCCGCAACTTCTACACCACCAGCTCGTGCGGAGTGTGCGGAAAGGCCAGCATCGACGCGGTGCGCACCCGGTCGCGTTTCGACGTGGCCGCCGACCCGCTACGGGTGCCGGCCGCCACGCTGGTCGAGCTGCCCGGCCGGCTGCGGGCGGCGCAGCGCACCTTCGACCGGACCGGTGGGCTGCACGCGGCCGGCCTGTTCACCGCGGCCGGCGAGCTCCTCGTCCTGCGCGAGGACGTGGGCCGGCACAACGCGGTGGACAAGGTGCTCGGATGGGCCCTGCGCGACGGGCGCCTGCCGCTGGCCGGGCACGTGCTGATGGTCTCCGGGCGGGCCAGTTTCGAGCTCACCCAGAAAGCCTGGATGGCCGGGCTGCCGATGCTGGCCGCGGTGTCGGCGCCGAGCACGCTCGCGGCCGAGCTGGCCGACGAGTCCGGGATGACGCTGGTCGGCTTCCTGCGCGGGTCGACGATGAACGTCTACTCTCGGGCGGAGCGGGTCACCGTCTGA
- a CDS encoding DUF4192 domain-containing protein, which yields MTPDCRLAIRNPSELIAVVPFLMGYHPSDCVALVGLARDRVDFALCHDLPGPDWTDGDARAAAGSVADAVARQRARTVVVIGYGPPGRVSPAVLSTAQAVQDRGVEVLEMIRVTDGRWWSYTCADPLCCPPEGIRCLPGDSLVAAEATYHGRVALPSRRALTAQVAAVGGAEREAMAAATERARRRFTDLIADDLSADRYGRLIRQQGEAAVRAAEKRYRAGSRLDPDETAWLGVLLVNRKVEDLALDRVTGQGWQIQLWTDVLRRAEPAYVAPPACLLAFSAWRAGHGSLARVAVDRALAEEPEHQLAGLLHNVLGHGLAPHMVVLPPRGAGPWRPFRR from the coding sequence ATGACACCCGACTGCCGCCTCGCCATCCGCAACCCGTCCGAGCTCATCGCCGTCGTGCCGTTCCTGATGGGCTATCACCCGAGTGACTGCGTGGCCCTGGTCGGCCTCGCCCGGGACCGGGTCGACTTCGCTCTCTGCCACGACCTGCCCGGCCCGGACTGGACCGACGGCGACGCCCGGGCCGCGGCCGGTTCGGTGGCCGACGCCGTGGCCCGGCAGCGGGCCCGCACCGTGGTGGTGATCGGCTACGGCCCGCCCGGCCGGGTCAGCCCGGCGGTGCTCAGCACCGCCCAGGCGGTCCAGGACCGCGGGGTGGAGGTGCTGGAGATGATTCGGGTCACCGACGGCCGCTGGTGGTCCTACACCTGTGCCGACCCGCTCTGCTGCCCACCCGAGGGCATCCGCTGCCTGCCGGGCGACAGTCTGGTCGCGGCCGAGGCGACCTATCACGGCAGGGTCGCGCTGCCCAGCCGCCGGGCGCTGACCGCGCAGGTGGCCGCGGTCGGCGGGGCGGAGCGCGAGGCGATGGCGGCGGCCACCGAGCGGGCCCGGCGCCGGTTCACCGACCTGATCGCCGACGATCTGAGCGCCGACCGCTACGGCAGGCTGATTCGCCAGCAGGGCGAGGCCGCGGTGCGCGCCGCGGAGAAACGCTACCGCGCGGGCTCCCGCCTGGACCCGGACGAGACCGCCTGGCTGGGCGTGCTCCTGGTGAACCGCAAGGTGGAGGATCTCGCGCTGGACCGGGTGACCGGACAGGGCTGGCAGATCCAGCTCTGGACCGATGTGCTGCGCCGCGCCGAGCCGGCCTATGTCGCGCCACCGGCCTGCCTGCTGGCGTTCAGCGCGTGGCGGGCCGGGCACGGCTCACTGGCCCGGGTGGCGGTCGACCGGGCGCTGGCCGAGGAGCCGGAGCATCAGCTGGCCGGCCTGCTGCACAACGTGCTGGGCCACGGTCTGGCCCCGCACATGGTGGTGCTGCCACCGCGAGGGGCTGGCCCGTGGCGGCCGTTCAGACGGTGA
- a CDS encoding GNAT family N-acetyltransferase produces MAPVVVRSYRPSDHSAGRRLWAELTRQQHQMYGESDDDGGAGFEEYLTRLDLSGLWVADHADDGVIGMVGLIMRNRAGEVEPVVVTITHRHKGVGRRLLQHVAGEAKKRNMTSLTISPSSRNVEAIRSLHAAGYDVVSSIELTMDLDRHAHAWQQEGLELQGLPFRN; encoded by the coding sequence ATGGCCCCTGTCGTAGTGCGTTCGTACCGGCCGAGTGACCACTCCGCTGGCCGGCGGCTGTGGGCTGAGCTCACCCGGCAGCAGCATCAGATGTACGGCGAGTCCGATGACGACGGTGGCGCCGGTTTCGAGGAGTATCTGACCCGTCTCGACCTGTCCGGCCTGTGGGTCGCCGACCACGCCGACGACGGGGTGATCGGGATGGTCGGGCTGATCATGCGCAACCGGGCCGGTGAGGTCGAGCCGGTGGTGGTCACCATCACCCATCGGCACAAGGGCGTGGGCCGCCGCCTGCTGCAGCACGTCGCCGGCGAGGCGAAGAAGCGGAACATGACCTCGCTGACCATCTCCCCGTCGTCGCGCAACGTGGAGGCGATCCGCAGCCTGCATGCCGCCGGTTACGACGTGGTGTCGTCGATCGAGCTCACCATGGATCTGGACCGCCACGCCCACGCCTGGCAGCAGGAGGGTCTGGAGCTGCAAGGCCTGCCGTTCCGCAACTGA
- a CDS encoding fructosamine kinase family protein, whose translation MDMAYLRAHPEHLPTFLTHQRIRETPIHRGVTSTSRLTLDDGTSLFAKTATSCAAEAAGLRWLRAAGATPVPEIVVALPGMIAMEWIEPGAAGRAAAETFGRGLAALHRSGAETFGAPWPGWIGPLPLDNTPSAGPWSSWFADTRLLPYLRASVDRGALSGADAALVEEIIKTIAAYAVEEPPARIHGDLWPGNLLWGADGRAWLVDPAAHGGHRETDLATMSLFGGVAHADVILGAYRAEWPLADGWERRIPLHQLHLLLVHTAAFGAGYRDAVVAAARAVLRG comes from the coding sequence GTGGACATGGCGTATCTGCGCGCGCACCCGGAGCACCTCCCGACATTTCTCACCCACCAGCGGATCCGGGAGACACCGATCCATCGCGGAGTCACCTCGACGTCCCGGCTGACCCTCGACGACGGGACGTCGCTGTTCGCGAAGACCGCGACGTCGTGCGCCGCGGAGGCGGCGGGACTGCGCTGGCTGCGCGCGGCGGGGGCGACACCCGTACCGGAAATCGTGGTGGCGCTGCCCGGCATGATCGCGATGGAATGGATCGAACCCGGTGCCGCCGGCCGTGCGGCCGCGGAGACCTTCGGGCGCGGCCTGGCCGCGCTGCACCGCAGCGGCGCGGAGACCTTCGGCGCGCCCTGGCCCGGCTGGATCGGGCCGCTCCCGCTCGACAACACGCCCTCCGCGGGGCCGTGGAGCAGCTGGTTCGCCGACACCCGGCTGCTGCCCTACCTGAGGGCCTCGGTCGATCGCGGTGCGCTCTCCGGCGCCGACGCCGCACTGGTCGAGGAGATCATCAAGACGATTGCGGCGTACGCCGTGGAGGAACCGCCGGCGCGCATCCACGGTGACCTGTGGCCGGGGAACCTGCTGTGGGGGGCCGACGGGCGCGCGTGGCTGGTGGATCCGGCGGCGCACGGGGGTCATCGGGAGACCGACCTCGCGACGATGTCGCTCTTCGGCGGCGTGGCGCACGCCGATGTGATCCTCGGCGCATACCGGGCCGAATGGCCGCTGGCCGACGGGTGGGAACGGCGGATCCCGTTGCACCAGCTGCACCTGCTGCTCGTGCACACCGCGGCCTTCGGGGCGGGCTACCGCGATGCGGTGGTGGCGGCCGCCCGCGCCGTCCTGCGCGGATGA
- the moaA gene encoding GTP 3',8-cyclase MoaA, with product MAAVIALADRFGRVATDLRVSLTDRCNLRCTYCMPAEGLAWMPQPEQLTDDEVIRLVRIAVERLGVTGVRFTGGEPLIRRGLVGIVAATAGLRPRPRMSVTTNGIGLERLAGPLREAGLDRVNVSLDTLDPARFRSLTRRDRHADVLRGLRAAAEAGLTPVKINTVLMRGVNDDEAAPLLRFALEHGYQLRFIEQMPLDAQHQWDRHTMVTADEILAALKPFDLCPDVVSRGTAPAETWLVPGFVDAAGAPARVGVIGSVTRPFCGDCDRTRLTADGQVRNCLFATEESDLRKLLRDGAPDVEIAESWRVAMSGKRAGHGIDDPAFLQPARPMSAIGG from the coding sequence GTGGCGGCCGTGATCGCGCTCGCCGACCGCTTCGGCCGGGTCGCGACCGACCTGCGCGTCTCCCTCACCGACCGGTGCAACCTGCGGTGCACCTACTGCATGCCCGCCGAGGGCTTGGCCTGGATGCCGCAGCCCGAGCAGCTCACCGACGACGAGGTGATCCGGCTGGTGCGGATCGCGGTCGAGCGGCTCGGGGTGACCGGGGTCCGATTCACCGGCGGCGAGCCGCTGATCCGCCGCGGCCTGGTCGGCATCGTGGCCGCGACGGCCGGGCTGCGGCCGCGCCCCCGGATGTCGGTGACCACCAACGGGATCGGGTTGGAGCGGCTCGCCGGGCCGCTGCGCGAGGCCGGCCTCGACCGGGTCAACGTCTCGCTCGACACGCTCGACCCGGCCCGCTTCCGATCGCTGACCCGGCGCGACCGGCACGCCGACGTGTTGCGCGGCCTGCGCGCCGCCGCCGAGGCCGGCTTGACCCCGGTGAAGATCAACACTGTGCTGATGCGGGGGGTGAACGACGACGAGGCCGCGCCGCTGCTGCGGTTCGCGCTGGAGCACGGCTATCAGCTGCGCTTCATCGAGCAGATGCCGCTGGACGCGCAGCATCAGTGGGACCGGCACACCATGGTGACCGCCGACGAGATCCTGGCCGCGCTCAAGCCCTTCGATCTGTGTCCCGACGTGGTTTCACGTGGAACGGCTCCGGCCGAGACCTGGCTGGTCCCCGGCTTCGTCGACGCGGCCGGCGCGCCGGCTCGGGTCGGCGTGATCGGCAGCGTGACCCGCCCGTTCTGCGGTGACTGCGACCGCACCCGGCTGACCGCCGACGGCCAGGTGCGCAACTGCCTGTTCGCCACCGAGGAGAGCGACCTGCGCAAGCTGCTGCGCGACGGGGCGCCGGACGTGGAGATCGCCGAGTCCTGGCGGGTCGCGATGTCGGGCAAGCGAGCCGGTCACGGCATCGACGACCCGGCGTTCCTGCAGCCCGCCCGACCCATGTCCGCCATCGGAGGATGA
- a CDS encoding MoaD/ThiS family protein gives MSLLVTVRYFAGARAAAGGVSAEEVAAGSLDELSRLLTDRHGERLGLVLTAASFLVDGLTRHDRRAPLQAGATVDILPPFAGG, from the coding sequence ATGAGCCTGTTGGTCACCGTTCGCTATTTCGCCGGAGCCCGGGCGGCCGCCGGCGGGGTGTCGGCCGAGGAGGTGGCGGCCGGCTCGCTGGACGAGCTGAGCCGACTGCTGACCGACCGGCACGGGGAGCGCCTCGGGCTCGTCCTGACGGCGGCCAGCTTCCTGGTGGACGGGCTCACCCGACATGACCGGCGGGCGCCGCTGCAGGCCGGGGCGACGGTCGACATCCTGCCGCCCTTCGCCGGCGGCTGA
- a CDS encoding metallophosphoesterase, translating to MAFVAVIILLLFALICAYVWKRLVRDTLRSRWGRRVGTVVALVLALLVPATLIGVRAGHVKWLAWPGYLWIAVLFYLVITLAVLEIPRLVLRVLWADRGRTAASAAGPLVRGGVADGELQPAGAVPAEGSAGVTGSGAADPSGAPGAPLPTAAGEAPADGGPPAGIDRRLVLARGAAIFAGLTAAGVTGYGVREATGAPRIDRVRIPIAKLPRSMDGTRLAVVSDIHLGPLTGIGHTERITRVINAVNADVVCVVGDLVDGTVAELGRLAEPLRGIESRRGAYFVTGNHEYYSGFRPWIDEVAELGMRPLRNERVAIDGLDLAGVNDLGGEDYGDPADFGRALGDRDVSRPVVLMAHQPLAARQAAPYGVDLQVSGHTHGGQMAPFNFVVKLQQPVVSGFGQVDGVPVYVTNGAGFWGPPVRVGAPPQVTVVELRVA from the coding sequence GTGGCGTTCGTCGCAGTGATCATCTTGCTGCTCTTCGCCCTGATCTGTGCCTACGTGTGGAAACGGCTCGTCCGGGACACGCTGCGATCCCGGTGGGGGCGGCGGGTGGGCACGGTGGTGGCCCTGGTGCTCGCGCTGCTGGTACCGGCGACGCTGATCGGGGTGCGGGCCGGACACGTGAAGTGGCTGGCCTGGCCGGGTTACCTGTGGATCGCCGTGCTGTTCTACCTGGTGATCACTCTGGCCGTGCTGGAGATCCCGCGGCTGGTGCTGCGGGTGCTGTGGGCAGACCGGGGGCGTACCGCCGCAAGCGCCGCAGGACCGCTGGTCCGGGGCGGCGTCGCGGACGGTGAGTTGCAGCCGGCCGGGGCCGTCCCGGCCGAGGGCAGCGCCGGAGTGACCGGGTCCGGCGCGGCGGATCCGAGCGGTGCGCCGGGTGCACCGCTGCCGACGGCAGCCGGCGAGGCGCCGGCGGACGGCGGGCCGCCTGCGGGGATCGACCGGCGGCTGGTTCTGGCGCGCGGTGCGGCGATCTTCGCAGGGCTGACCGCGGCGGGTGTCACCGGCTACGGGGTGCGGGAGGCCACCGGGGCACCACGGATCGACCGGGTGCGGATCCCGATCGCCAAGTTGCCGCGCAGCATGGACGGGACCCGCCTGGCCGTGGTGTCCGACATCCATCTGGGGCCGCTGACCGGGATCGGGCACACCGAGCGCATCACCCGGGTGATCAATGCGGTGAACGCGGACGTGGTGTGCGTCGTCGGTGACCTTGTGGACGGCACTGTCGCGGAACTGGGGCGGCTCGCCGAGCCGCTGCGCGGGATCGAGTCGCGACGCGGCGCGTACTTCGTGACCGGCAACCACGAGTACTACTCCGGCTTCCGGCCGTGGATCGACGAGGTGGCCGAGCTCGGCATGCGGCCGCTGCGCAACGAGCGGGTCGCGATCGACGGGCTGGACCTGGCCGGAGTGAACGACCTGGGTGGGGAGGACTACGGCGATCCGGCCGACTTCGGCAGGGCACTCGGTGACCGGGACGTCAGCCGGCCGGTGGTGCTGATGGCGCATCAGCCGCTGGCCGCCCGGCAGGCCGCGCCCTACGGCGTGGACCTGCAGGTGTCCGGGCACACCCATGGCGGCCAGATGGCCCCGTTCAACTTCGTCGTGAAGCTTCAGCAACCGGTAGTCTCCGGCTTCGGACAGGTGGACGGCGTGCCGGTTTACGTGACCAACGGCGCGGGTTTCTGGGGCCCACCGGTCCGCGTGGGGGCGCCACCGCAGGTCACGGTGGTCGAACTCCGCGTGGCGTAA